One genomic region from Cellulomonas hominis encodes:
- a CDS encoding MarR family winged helix-turn-helix transcriptional regulator encodes MPDPARPPLLTGPEDDFIRTLVRTFVALPRALDADLRRDEGLTSSEYFVLLYLGEAPGGRLRMGELAAATALSLSATTRVVGLLEGAGLVERRRSAEDGRGSDAVLTPRGRERFLAAWPAHVASLRRHVFDRLDDVELEHCTAALRRIADH; translated from the coding sequence ATGCCTGACCCGGCGCGCCCGCCGCTGCTGACGGGACCGGAGGACGACTTCATCCGGACGCTCGTGCGCACGTTCGTCGCCCTGCCCCGGGCGCTCGACGCGGACCTGCGCCGGGACGAGGGGCTGACGAGCAGCGAGTACTTCGTGCTGCTCTACCTGGGCGAGGCCCCCGGCGGCCGGCTCCGGATGGGCGAGCTCGCCGCCGCGACCGCCCTCAGCCTGAGCGCGACCACCCGCGTCGTCGGCCTGCTCGAGGGGGCGGGCCTGGTCGAGCGCCGGCGGAGCGCGGAGGACGGCCGCGGCTCGGACGCCGTGCTGACCCCGCGCGGCCGGGAGCGGTTCCTCGCGGCGTGGCCCGCGCACGTGGCGAGCCTGCGCCGGCACGTCTTCGACCGGCTCGACGACGTCGAGCTCGAGCACTGCACCGCCGCGCTGCGCCGCATCGCGGACCACTGA
- a CDS encoding GNAT family N-acetyltransferase yields MGLQDVAVAGLDAVPLNVGFARAALGVGGATAWADRTEDPRAFHVAHPHGMSLVWGPDVAGAFDEVVAHLRTGRRGPEWLQVDPRWAALDWDGALGAVADGAQEAEDAEDAEDTVVVRHGRVNFTFDPGAHRARWAGTTPPDGWHARPATAADFDWPGTVVPSGFWPDAATFLANGGGAVVEQDGVVGAMAFTSFRHGGDLELGIETDPAHRRLGLAGAAAAAMLARVTAAGLTPVWACRAGNVGSYRLACSLGFVPGDPTPYWHLP; encoded by the coding sequence GTGGGGCTGCAGGACGTGGCGGTGGCGGGGCTGGACGCGGTGCCGCTGAACGTGGGGTTCGCCCGGGCCGCGCTCGGCGTCGGCGGGGCGACCGCGTGGGCCGACCGGACCGAGGACCCGCGGGCGTTCCACGTGGCGCACCCGCACGGCATGTCGCTGGTGTGGGGCCCCGACGTCGCGGGGGCGTTCGACGAGGTGGTCGCGCACCTGCGGACGGGGCGCCGCGGCCCGGAGTGGCTCCAGGTCGACCCGCGGTGGGCGGCGCTCGACTGGGACGGCGCGCTCGGGGCGGTCGCCGACGGCGCCCAGGAGGCCGAGGACGCCGAGGACGCCGAGGACACCGTCGTGGTCCGGCACGGGCGCGTGAACTTCACGTTCGACCCCGGGGCGCACCGGGCGCGCTGGGCCGGCACCACCCCGCCGGACGGCTGGCACGCGCGGCCGGCGACGGCGGCGGACTTCGACTGGCCCGGGACGGTGGTCCCGTCGGGGTTCTGGCCGGACGCCGCGACGTTCCTGGCGAACGGCGGCGGGGCGGTGGTCGAGCAGGACGGGGTCGTCGGCGCGATGGCGTTCACGTCGTTCCGGCACGGCGGCGACCTGGAGCTCGGGATCGAGACCGACCCGGCGCACCGGCGGCTCGGCCTCGCGGGAGCGGCCGCCGCGGCGATGCTCGCGCGGGTGACGGCCGCGGGCCTGACGCCGGTGTGGGCCTGCCGCGCGGGCAACGTCGGCTCGTACCGCCTGGCGTGCTCGCTGGGCTTCGTCCCGGGCGACCCGACCCCGTACTGGCACCTTCCCTGA
- a CDS encoding FGGY family carbohydrate kinase, with the protein MTRSAHGPVPSAPPAVLALDQGTTNAKALLVDCATGAVLAAGSRPVGIAFPRPSWVEQDAAQLRDATLAAAAECLAARPDVPVAGISISSQRESVVCWDRRTGAPLGPVLGWQDARSAGWCARLGQDRPDAAALVRERTGLSLDPMYSAPKMRAALDAAVAAGAAPGDVALGTVDAWLVASLTGEHLTELGNASRTLLLDLDTCAWDPELLDLFGVPAGALPAPRGSDAGFGRTRAGGPLPAGVPVVAVLADSHAAMLQQGCTVPGTGKATFGTGSSVMSPTATHKGAPAGITTTLAWHVGGVPTYAREGNIVASGSALDWMAATLGAGEGTAGGAFLSELAATVPDAGGVAFVPAFSGLGAPYWDRAATGVLTGVTAGTTRAHLARAAIEAVAHQVADVVDAVEADGQARIEVLRADGGATRSALLMQTQADLAGRPVQVGDAPEASALGAATLARRTLGHPADPAGVQQTYQPGPVDPGPARRSWARAVARSRGHATD; encoded by the coding sequence GTGACTCGTTCAGCGCACGGCCCCGTGCCGTCGGCCCCGCCGGCGGTGCTGGCGCTCGACCAGGGCACCACCAACGCGAAGGCGTTGCTGGTGGACTGTGCCACGGGTGCCGTCCTCGCGGCGGGATCCCGGCCGGTCGGCATCGCGTTCCCGCGCCCTTCCTGGGTGGAGCAGGACGCCGCGCAGCTCCGGGACGCCACCCTCGCGGCCGCGGCCGAGTGCCTCGCCGCGCGCCCCGACGTCCCGGTCGCGGGCATCTCGATCTCCAGCCAGCGCGAGTCCGTCGTGTGCTGGGACCGGCGCACCGGCGCCCCGCTCGGGCCGGTGCTCGGCTGGCAGGACGCCCGGAGCGCCGGCTGGTGCGCGCGCCTCGGGCAGGACCGTCCGGACGCGGCCGCGCTGGTCCGCGAGCGCACCGGCCTCTCGCTCGACCCCATGTACTCCGCGCCGAAGATGCGCGCCGCCCTGGACGCGGCCGTCGCGGCGGGCGCGGCGCCCGGTGACGTCGCGCTCGGCACCGTCGACGCCTGGCTCGTCGCCTCGCTCACGGGCGAGCACCTGACCGAGCTCGGCAACGCGTCCCGCACACTGCTGCTCGACCTCGACACCTGCGCCTGGGACCCCGAGCTGCTGGACCTGTTCGGCGTCCCGGCCGGCGCCCTGCCCGCACCGCGCGGCTCGGACGCCGGCTTCGGCCGCACCCGGGCCGGCGGCCCGCTGCCCGCGGGCGTGCCGGTCGTGGCCGTCCTCGCCGACTCGCACGCCGCGATGCTCCAGCAGGGCTGCACCGTCCCCGGGACCGGCAAGGCGACGTTCGGCACCGGCTCGTCGGTGATGTCCCCGACCGCCACGCACAAGGGCGCCCCGGCCGGCATCACCACGACGCTCGCCTGGCACGTCGGCGGCGTCCCGACCTACGCCCGCGAGGGCAACATCGTCGCCTCCGGGTCCGCCCTGGACTGGATGGCCGCGACGCTCGGCGCGGGGGAGGGCACCGCGGGCGGCGCCTTCCTGTCCGAGCTCGCGGCCACCGTCCCGGACGCCGGCGGCGTCGCGTTCGTCCCGGCGTTCTCCGGCCTCGGGGCCCCGTACTGGGACCGCGCCGCCACCGGCGTGCTGACCGGGGTCACGGCGGGCACCACGCGGGCGCACCTCGCCCGCGCCGCGATCGAGGCGGTGGCGCACCAGGTCGCCGACGTCGTGGACGCGGTCGAGGCGGACGGCCAGGCCCGGATCGAGGTGCTGCGCGCCGACGGCGGCGCCACCCGGTCCGCCCTGCTCATGCAGACGCAGGCCGACCTCGCCGGTCGCCCGGTCCAGGTCGGCGACGCGCCCGAGGCGTCGGCCCTCGGTGCCGCCACCCTCGCCCGCCGCACCCTCGGCCACCCGGCCGACCCGGCGGGCGTCCAGCAGACCTACCAGCCGGGGCCGGTCGACCCCGGGCCGGCCCGCCGCTCCTGGGCGCGGGCCGTCGCACGGTCGCGGGGGCACGCGACCGACTGA
- a CDS encoding methyl-accepting chemotaxis protein, which translates to MTSRWNQQSIGARMSAVFGLLFAVLVAAIALGLVTAQVQRAYADRVSQADAVLRLAEEARFQIADATGWQGLVVADVAASGPSALADDADNRAGLLASEVTVRQWLADLDTTGATEAERAAFDGLAPAWDAFFAGDDAVVALLRTGDPADYAAAMDSINNGAAGESYDQVLTLADEIQASARDRVTALQEQQRAAEQRGRTALIALGIGAALFAAYAARKVTRDVAGPAGRISDVAAALAEGDLTPRTGLAGGGEISRAGQALDAAIDAVATLVGHVSRTAEHTDATVGSLRDAAAEGARAAQETNAQVGAAAASADQVSRNVQAVAAGAEQMGASIREIAENASQAARFAAQATAEVTATNDTVARLGTSSQEIGNVVKVITSIAEQTNLLALNATIEAARAGEAGKGFAVVAGEVKELATETARATEDIARRVEAIQNDTTGAVAAIDQVSQIIARISDYQMTIASAVEEQTATTAEMSRAVTEAAAGAGEIAGSITTVAATAGTSADVLARVDGDMDDVAGSTRELATRIAAFRV; encoded by the coding sequence TTGACCTCCCGCTGGAACCAGCAGTCCATCGGCGCGCGCATGTCGGCCGTGTTCGGCCTGCTGTTCGCCGTCCTCGTCGCCGCCATCGCCCTCGGTCTGGTCACCGCGCAGGTGCAGCGCGCCTACGCCGACCGCGTCTCGCAGGCCGACGCCGTCCTCCGCCTGGCCGAGGAGGCCCGGTTCCAGATCGCCGACGCCACGGGGTGGCAGGGGCTGGTGGTCGCGGACGTCGCCGCCTCGGGGCCCTCTGCGCTGGCGGACGACGCGGACAACCGCGCCGGGCTGCTCGCGTCGGAGGTCACCGTGCGCCAGTGGCTCGCCGACCTGGACACCACCGGGGCGACCGAGGCCGAGCGGGCGGCGTTCGACGGCCTCGCTCCCGCGTGGGACGCCTTCTTCGCGGGCGACGACGCCGTCGTGGCGCTGCTGCGCACCGGCGACCCGGCCGACTACGCCGCCGCGATGGACTCGATCAACAACGGCGCGGCCGGCGAGTCCTACGACCAGGTGCTCACCCTCGCCGACGAGATCCAGGCCTCCGCCCGCGACCGCGTCACGGCACTCCAGGAGCAGCAGCGGGCCGCCGAGCAGCGCGGGCGCACGGCCCTGATCGCCCTCGGCATCGGCGCCGCGCTGTTCGCCGCCTACGCGGCGCGCAAGGTCACGCGGGACGTCGCCGGCCCTGCCGGCCGCATCTCCGACGTCGCCGCCGCGCTCGCCGAGGGCGACCTGACGCCGCGCACCGGGCTCGCCGGGGGCGGCGAGATCTCCCGCGCGGGCCAGGCGCTCGACGCCGCCATCGACGCCGTCGCCACCCTGGTCGGCCACGTGTCGCGCACCGCCGAGCACACCGACGCGACCGTCGGCTCGCTGCGGGACGCCGCCGCCGAGGGTGCCCGCGCCGCGCAGGAGACGAACGCCCAGGTCGGCGCGGCCGCCGCGTCCGCCGACCAGGTGTCCCGCAACGTCCAGGCCGTCGCCGCCGGCGCCGAGCAGATGGGCGCGAGCATCCGCGAGATCGCCGAGAACGCCTCGCAGGCCGCCCGGTTCGCCGCGCAGGCCACCGCCGAGGTCACCGCCACGAACGACACCGTCGCCCGCCTCGGCACGTCCTCGCAGGAGATCGGGAACGTCGTCAAGGTCATCACCTCGATCGCCGAGCAGACCAACCTGCTGGCCCTGAACGCCACCATCGAGGCCGCGCGCGCCGGGGAGGCCGGCAAGGGCTTCGCCGTCGTCGCCGGCGAGGTCAAGGAGCTCGCCACCGAGACGGCCCGTGCGACCGAGGACATCGCGCGCCGCGTCGAGGCCATCCAGAACGACACGACCGGCGCCGTGGCGGCGATCGACCAGGTCTCGCAGATCATCGCCCGGATCAGCGACTACCAGATGACCATCGCGTCGGCCGTCGAGGAGCAGACCGCCACCACCGCGGAGATGTCCCGGGCCGTCACGGAGGCCGCCGCCGGCGCCGGGGAGATCGCCGGGAGCATCACGACGGTCGCGGCCACCGCCGGCACGAGCGCGGACGTGCTCGCGCGGGTCGATGGCGACATGGACGACGTCGCGGGCAGCACCCGCGAGCTGGCCACGCGCATCGCCGCCTTCCGCGTCTGA
- a CDS encoding DUF2291 family protein — MVKARSTRPLWRRPAVIGTVVAVGVVAAALASTTFVPAGSVAQPADTAVEYADLNYESVVVPTLEENAQPLDELVTAIVADEDAAGEEFGSREDEGKPWSFATEVTGVVGEGAFGEVGLTVEGLPEGITAGVAVPPFGSNTAIRDAGTDLTFGDFTNQTEFQTVAIELNNDAVESVYGDLDPATLAGRTVHVTGAFTWVSRTGGEVDHVTVVPVTIEVEP; from the coding sequence ATGGTCAAGGCAAGATCGACGCGGCCCCTGTGGCGGCGTCCCGCGGTCATCGGGACGGTCGTCGCGGTCGGGGTCGTCGCCGCCGCGCTGGCGAGCACGACGTTCGTCCCCGCGGGCTCCGTGGCCCAGCCGGCGGACACGGCGGTCGAGTACGCCGACCTGAACTACGAGTCCGTCGTCGTCCCGACCCTCGAGGAGAACGCGCAGCCGCTCGACGAGCTCGTGACGGCGATCGTCGCGGACGAGGACGCCGCGGGCGAGGAGTTCGGCAGCCGCGAGGACGAGGGCAAGCCCTGGAGCTTCGCCACCGAGGTCACCGGCGTGGTCGGCGAGGGCGCGTTCGGCGAGGTCGGCCTGACCGTCGAGGGCCTGCCGGAGGGCATCACCGCCGGCGTCGCCGTCCCGCCGTTCGGCTCGAACACGGCGATCCGCGACGCCGGCACCGACCTGACGTTCGGCGACTTCACCAACCAGACCGAGTTCCAGACGGTGGCGATCGAGCTGAACAACGACGCCGTCGAGTCCGTGTACGGCGACCTGGACCCCGCGACGCTCGCCGGCAGGACGGTGCACGTCACCGGCGCGTTCACCTGGGTGTCCCGGACCGGCGGCGAGGTCGACCACGTGACGGTGGTCCCCGTGACGATCGAGGTCGAGCCGTGA
- a CDS encoding ABC transporter permease, which yields MTTVTAAPVVPAVAGARPVADTLTMLRRNLLRAVRYPGLTSFTVGIPIALLLLFVFVFGGAFGAGVAPGVAPGADGRAAYLDYITPAILLFAVVGAAQSVAITAAMDATSGIMPRFKTMAISPGSVLGGPVLGTTVQGTVAAALVLGIAIALGYRPDAGPLGWLALTGLIALTTAAFSWLCVGMGLSAKSVETASNTPMILTALPFLGSGFVPVETMPAAVRWFAEYQPFTPIIETARGLLSGTALDTATTLLAVGWCVVVGVLGYAWSRSLYRRERR from the coding sequence ATGACCACCGTGACCGCCGCCCCGGTCGTCCCCGCCGTCGCGGGCGCGCGCCCGGTCGCCGACACCCTGACCATGCTGCGCCGCAACCTGCTCCGCGCGGTGCGCTACCCGGGCCTGACCAGCTTCACGGTCGGCATCCCGATCGCGCTGCTCCTGCTGTTCGTGTTCGTCTTCGGCGGGGCGTTCGGCGCCGGGGTCGCCCCGGGCGTCGCCCCCGGGGCGGACGGCCGCGCGGCGTACCTGGACTACATCACCCCGGCGATCCTGCTGTTCGCCGTCGTCGGGGCCGCGCAGAGCGTGGCGATCACCGCAGCGATGGACGCCACCAGCGGGATCATGCCGCGCTTCAAGACCATGGCGATCTCGCCCGGGTCGGTGCTCGGCGGGCCGGTGCTCGGCACGACCGTCCAGGGCACCGTCGCGGCGGCCCTCGTGCTCGGCATCGCGATCGCGCTCGGCTACCGGCCGGACGCCGGCCCGCTCGGCTGGCTCGCGCTGACCGGCCTGATCGCCCTCACCACGGCCGCCTTCAGCTGGCTGTGCGTGGGCATGGGGCTGAGCGCGAAGTCGGTGGAGACCGCGTCGAACACCCCGATGATCCTCACGGCGCTGCCGTTCCTGGGCAGCGGGTTCGTCCCGGTCGAGACCATGCCGGCGGCCGTCCGGTGGTTCGCCGAGTACCAGCCGTTCACGCCGATCATCGAGACCGCGCGCGGCCTGCTGTCCGGGACGGCGCTCGACACCGCGACCACGCTGCTGGCCGTCGGCTGGTGCGTCGTCGTCGGGGTGCTCGGGTACGCCTGGTCGCGCTCGCTGTACCGGCGCGAGCGGCGCTGA
- a CDS encoding zinc-dependent alcohol dehydrogenase, protein MRAMVYRGPYKVRAEEKDEPRIEHPNDAVVRVVRAAICGSDLHLYHGMMPDTRIGHTFGHEFVGVVERVGPSVQNLQVGDRVMVPFTIYCGTCFFCARGLYSNCHNVNPNATAIGGIYGYSHSTGGYDGAQAQYVRVPFADVGPRRIPDWLADEDALMMTDALGTGYFGAQLADIAEGDTVAVLGAGPVGLFAARSAWLMGAGRVVVIDQLDYRLEKAADFAYAETRNYTHYDDIVVEMKKTTDGLGFDRVVEAVGAEADGNLIQHVTAAKLKLQGGSPVALNWAIDGVRKGGTVSVMGAYGPLFSAVKFGDAMNKGLTLRMNQAPVSRQWPRLLEHIRNGYLTPSDIVTHRIPLEHIAEGYHLMSAKLDGCIKPVIVPDAD, encoded by the coding sequence ATGCGCGCGATGGTCTACCGCGGCCCGTACAAGGTCCGTGCCGAGGAGAAGGACGAGCCGCGGATCGAGCACCCGAACGACGCGGTGGTGCGGGTGGTCCGGGCGGCGATCTGCGGCTCCGACCTGCATCTCTACCACGGGATGATGCCGGACACCCGGATCGGGCACACGTTCGGGCACGAGTTCGTCGGCGTCGTCGAACGGGTCGGCCCGTCGGTGCAGAACCTCCAGGTCGGCGACCGCGTCATGGTGCCGTTCACCATCTACTGCGGCACCTGCTTCTTCTGCGCGCGGGGCCTGTACTCCAACTGCCACAACGTGAACCCGAACGCGACCGCGATCGGCGGGATCTACGGCTACTCGCACAGCACCGGCGGCTACGACGGCGCCCAGGCGCAGTACGTGCGCGTCCCGTTCGCCGACGTCGGCCCGCGGCGGATCCCGGACTGGCTCGCCGACGAGGACGCGCTCATGATGACCGACGCGCTCGGCACCGGGTACTTCGGGGCGCAGCTCGCGGACATCGCCGAGGGCGACACCGTGGCGGTGCTCGGCGCGGGGCCGGTCGGCCTGTTCGCGGCGCGGTCCGCGTGGCTGATGGGCGCCGGCCGGGTCGTCGTCATCGACCAGCTCGACTACCGGCTCGAGAAGGCGGCCGACTTCGCGTACGCCGAGACGCGGAACTACACCCACTACGACGACATCGTCGTGGAGATGAAGAAGACCACCGACGGCCTCGGCTTCGACCGCGTCGTCGAGGCCGTCGGCGCGGAGGCGGACGGCAACCTCATCCAGCACGTCACGGCGGCGAAGCTCAAGCTGCAGGGCGGCTCGCCGGTCGCGCTCAACTGGGCGATCGACGGCGTGCGCAAGGGCGGCACCGTGTCGGTCATGGGCGCGTACGGGCCGCTGTTCTCCGCGGTGAAGTTCGGCGACGCCATGAACAAGGGCCTGACCCTCCGGATGAACCAGGCCCCCGTGAGCCGGCAGTGGCCGCGGCTGCTGGAGCACATCCGCAACGGCTACCTGACGCCGTCGGACATCGTCACGCACCGCATCCCGCTGGAGCACATCGCCGAGGGGTACCACCTGATGTCCGCGAAGCTCGACGGCTGCATCAAGCCGGTCATCGTCCCGGACGCGGACTGA
- a CDS encoding sugar-binding transcriptional regulator has translation MSKVPGRPRRAPGPGGSGDQTRLMAKIALMYYERGARQTDIAQELHVSQSKVSRLLARAAEVGIVRTTVTVPAGVHTDLEDALERTYGLREAVVVDVSGEESEITPALGSGLATYLEATLTGGEVVGISSWSATLLSAAAAMRRSTGRVVDQVIQVVGGVGEARVQVQASRLISLFADATGADPVFMPAPGLLGSPSGRQVLVDDPAVRSVMESWSGLTTALVGIGSLQPSPLLRESGNSLADRDQEELRAAGAVGDICLRYFDAGGTVVKSGFDERVVGIGPEQFRAIPRRVGVAGGERKHDAILGALRGGWLNVLVTDVDTASRLVDEA, from the coding sequence ATGAGCAAGGTGCCCGGCAGGCCGCGGCGTGCACCCGGGCCGGGGGGTTCCGGCGACCAGACCCGCCTCATGGCGAAGATCGCGCTGATGTACTACGAGCGCGGCGCCCGGCAGACGGACATCGCCCAGGAGCTGCACGTCTCGCAGTCGAAGGTCTCGCGGCTGCTCGCGCGGGCGGCCGAGGTGGGCATCGTCCGCACCACGGTCACGGTCCCCGCGGGGGTGCACACGGACCTGGAGGACGCGCTCGAGCGGACGTACGGGCTGCGCGAGGCCGTGGTCGTGGACGTCTCGGGCGAGGAGTCCGAGATCACCCCGGCGCTCGGGTCCGGCCTGGCCACCTACCTGGAGGCGACGCTCACCGGCGGCGAGGTCGTCGGCATCTCGTCCTGGTCGGCGACGCTCCTCTCGGCGGCCGCCGCGATGCGCCGGTCGACGGGCCGCGTCGTGGACCAGGTGATCCAGGTGGTCGGCGGCGTGGGCGAGGCACGCGTGCAGGTGCAGGCCTCCCGGCTGATCAGCCTGTTCGCGGACGCCACCGGCGCCGACCCCGTGTTCATGCCTGCCCCGGGCCTGCTCGGCTCGCCGTCGGGCCGGCAGGTGCTGGTGGACGACCCCGCGGTCCGCTCGGTGATGGAGTCGTGGAGCGGGCTGACGACGGCGCTGGTCGGGATCGGGTCGCTGCAGCCGTCCCCGCTGCTCCGGGAGTCCGGCAACTCGCTGGCCGACCGGGACCAGGAGGAGCTGCGCGCGGCGGGTGCGGTCGGCGACATCTGCCTGCGCTACTTCGACGCGGGCGGCACCGTCGTGAAGTCGGGGTTCGACGAGCGCGTGGTCGGCATCGGTCCCGAGCAGTTCCGGGCGATCCCGCGGCGCGTCGGCGTGGCCGGCGGCGAGCGCAAGCACGACGCCATCCTCGGCGCGCTGCGCGGTGGCTGGCTGAACGTGCTGGTCACCGACGTGGACACGGCGTCCCGGCTGGTCGACGAGGCCTGA
- the rbsD gene encoding D-ribose pyranase has translation MKRRGIINAPLSGHLARLGHTDLVVVADAGLPLPPTVPVVDLALVFGTPPFTTVLDALLDEIVVEHAWISADAEGRPPAGWVDERLDAPAERIPHADLKAMLPSVRLAIRTGDDTAYANVVLRCGVPFAV, from the coding sequence ATGAAGCGCCGCGGCATCATCAACGCCCCGCTGTCCGGGCACCTGGCCCGGCTCGGCCACACCGACCTCGTGGTCGTCGCCGACGCCGGCCTGCCCCTGCCGCCGACCGTGCCCGTCGTGGACCTCGCGCTCGTGTTCGGGACGCCCCCGTTCACCACCGTGCTCGACGCCCTGCTGGACGAGATCGTCGTCGAGCACGCGTGGATCAGCGCGGACGCCGAGGGCCGGCCGCCCGCCGGGTGGGTGGACGAACGGCTCGACGCGCCCGCCGAGCGGATCCCGCACGCCGACCTCAAGGCGATGCTGCCGTCCGTGCGGCTCGCGATCCGCACCGGGGACGACACCGCCTACGCGAACGTGGTGCTGCGGTGCGGGGTGCCGTTCGCGGTCTGA
- a CDS encoding zinc-dependent alcohol dehydrogenase family protein, which translates to MRGVVMHAPGDVRVEDREDPTILEPTDAVVRLTATCICGSDLWPYRGAEPVDHQFMGHEYVGVVEQVGDAVREIRVGDFVVGSFWASDNTCEICRSGYQAYCVHRVLMGTIGTQAEKVRVPLADGTLVATPGQPDADLVPSLLAASDVLGTGWFAAVAAEAGPGKTVAVVGDGAVGLLGVLAAKQLGAERIIAMSRHADRQALARRFGATDVVEERGEAGVAAIKALTGGLGAHSVIEAVGTQESMMQAIHSARPGGHVGFVGVSHDVSLPGEDMFMAGIHLHGGPAPVRRFLPELIRLIWDREIDPGQVFDLTLPLEDAAKGYEAMDQRRATKVLLTV; encoded by the coding sequence ATGCGTGGAGTCGTCATGCACGCCCCGGGCGACGTCCGGGTCGAGGACCGCGAGGACCCGACGATCCTCGAGCCGACCGACGCGGTCGTCCGCCTGACCGCGACCTGCATCTGCGGCTCGGACCTCTGGCCGTACCGCGGCGCCGAGCCGGTGGACCACCAGTTCATGGGCCACGAGTACGTCGGCGTCGTCGAGCAGGTCGGCGACGCGGTGCGCGAGATCCGGGTCGGCGACTTCGTCGTCGGCTCGTTCTGGGCGTCGGACAACACCTGCGAGATCTGCCGGTCCGGCTACCAGGCGTACTGCGTGCACCGGGTGCTCATGGGCACGATCGGCACGCAGGCCGAGAAGGTCCGCGTGCCGCTGGCGGACGGCACCCTCGTCGCGACGCCCGGGCAGCCGGATGCCGACCTGGTGCCGTCGCTGCTCGCCGCCTCCGACGTGCTGGGCACCGGCTGGTTCGCCGCCGTCGCCGCCGAGGCCGGCCCGGGCAAGACGGTCGCCGTCGTGGGCGACGGCGCGGTGGGCCTGCTCGGCGTGCTGGCCGCGAAGCAGCTCGGCGCGGAGCGGATCATCGCCATGTCCCGGCACGCCGACCGCCAGGCGCTGGCCCGCCGGTTCGGCGCGACCGACGTCGTCGAGGAGCGCGGCGAGGCCGGCGTCGCCGCGATCAAGGCGCTCACCGGCGGGCTCGGCGCGCACAGCGTCATCGAGGCCGTGGGGACCCAGGAGTCGATGATGCAGGCGATCCACTCGGCGCGACCCGGCGGCCACGTCGGGTTCGTCGGCGTCTCGCACGACGTCAGCCTGCCCGGCGAGGACATGTTCATGGCCGGCATCCACCTGCACGGCGGCCCGGCCCCCGTGCGCCGGTTCCTGCCGGAGCTGATCCGGCTGATCTGGGACCGGGAGATCGACCCGGGCCAGGTGTTCGACCTCACGCTCCCGCTGGAGGACGCGGCGAAGGGCTACGAGGCGATGGACCAGCGGCGCGCCACGAAGGTGCTGCTGACGGTCTGA
- a CDS encoding ribokinase, whose translation MGTDIVVVGSINADLVLQVERHPHPGETLLGTGAVTLPGGKGANQAVAAARLGASVAMVGAVGSDPQAPVALSGLRGAGVDLAHVLAVDGPTGLAVVTLADDAENTIVVVPGANAAVTPAVVDGAEAVIAGARVCVLQAEIPLGSVVRAAEIAHAHGVRVQLNVAPATALPRATIALADPLVVNEHEAAVLLGHDVARPEDAAAELAGLGAASVVVTLGAAGVTGYADGASWSLPARPVTPRDSTGAGDAFAGALAAGLAAGHPLTQAAAHATRVAAASVLRLGAQDSYPGKDDPLP comes from the coding sequence ATGGGCACCGACATCGTCGTCGTCGGCTCCATCAACGCGGACCTGGTGCTCCAGGTCGAGCGGCACCCGCACCCCGGGGAGACGCTGCTCGGCACCGGGGCCGTGACCCTGCCCGGGGGCAAGGGCGCGAACCAGGCCGTCGCCGCCGCGCGGCTCGGCGCGTCCGTCGCGATGGTGGGCGCCGTCGGGTCCGACCCGCAGGCGCCGGTCGCGCTGTCCGGGCTGCGGGGCGCGGGCGTCGACCTCGCGCACGTGCTGGCCGTCGACGGGCCCACCGGGCTCGCGGTCGTCACGCTGGCCGACGACGCGGAGAACACCATCGTCGTGGTGCCGGGCGCGAACGCCGCGGTGACGCCGGCGGTGGTGGACGGCGCCGAGGCGGTGATCGCGGGAGCGCGGGTGTGCGTGCTGCAGGCCGAGATCCCGCTCGGGTCGGTGGTCCGCGCCGCCGAGATCGCGCACGCCCACGGGGTGCGGGTGCAGCTCAACGTGGCGCCCGCGACCGCCCTCCCCCGCGCGACGATCGCGCTGGCAGACCCGCTGGTCGTCAACGAGCACGAGGCCGCGGTGCTGCTCGGGCACGACGTCGCCCGGCCCGAGGACGCCGCCGCGGAGCTCGCCGGCCTCGGCGCCGCGTCGGTCGTCGTGACGCTCGGCGCGGCGGGCGTCACCGGGTACGCCGACGGCGCGTCCTGGTCGCTGCCCGCCCGGCCCGTCACGCCGCGGGACTCCACCGGCGCGGGCGACGCGTTCGCCGGCGCCCTGGCCGCGGGGCTCGCCGCCGGCCACCCCCTGACCCAGGCCGCCGCGCACGCCACCCGCGTCGCGGCCGCCTCCGTCCTGCGCCTCGGCGCGCAGGACTCCTACCCCGGGAAGGACGACCCCCTGCCATGA